One window from the genome of Pseudalkalibacillus hwajinpoensis encodes:
- a CDS encoding MerR family transcriptional regulator translates to MYSISEIAEKVDISAHTLRYYEKEGIIDPVRNDSGVRQFDEKHLQWLQFVKKLRETQMPVSQIKEYTRLFLEGEHTANARLRLLEDHRQFIRDQIETLLGTDDMLSKKISTYKELMEKSLMK, encoded by the coding sequence ATGTACTCGATAAGTGAAATAGCCGAAAAGGTTGACATAAGTGCTCATACCCTTCGTTATTATGAAAAAGAAGGAATCATTGATCCTGTTCGTAATGATAGTGGTGTTAGACAATTCGACGAAAAGCACTTGCAATGGTTGCAGTTCGTCAAAAAATTAAGAGAAACCCAAATGCCCGTCTCTCAAATTAAAGAATATACGCGGTTATTTCTTGAAGGAGAACACACTGCGAATGCACGCCTTAGACTCCTTGAAGATCATCGGCAGTTTATTCGTGATCAAATCGAGACCCTTCTTGGAACGGATGATATGTTATCCAAGAAAATTTCAACATATAAAGAACTGATGGAGAAATCCTTGATGAAATAA
- a CDS encoding SDR family NAD(P)-dependent oxidoreductase translates to MKYTVITGASSGIGYEAALAFAARGKNLVIAARRTAKLEELKSEVHKINSDLDVIIREADLSLNDNVYAFYESLENIEIETFINNAGFGNFDPVGEQKLPKIETMLRLNNEALTILSSLYVRDYANVEGTQLINVSSGGGYTIVADAVTYCATKFFVSAFTEGLAQELQGQGAKMQAKVLAPAATETEFANRSMDVDNFEYEGTVPKFHTAKEMADFMLDLYDSNKVVGIVDGNTYEFQLKNPIYPYVARNR, encoded by the coding sequence ATGAAGTACACCGTTATTACAGGAGCAAGTTCAGGTATTGGATATGAAGCTGCACTAGCGTTTGCGGCAAGAGGGAAGAACCTTGTCATTGCTGCGCGTCGCACAGCCAAATTAGAAGAGTTGAAAAGCGAAGTACACAAAATCAATTCTGACCTTGATGTGATTATTCGTGAAGCGGATTTATCTTTGAATGATAATGTTTACGCATTTTATGAAAGCTTAGAAAATATTGAAATTGAAACATTTATTAACAATGCAGGATTCGGTAATTTCGATCCAGTTGGTGAGCAGAAGCTTCCTAAAATTGAAACAATGCTTCGTTTGAACAATGAGGCGTTAACGATTCTTTCGTCCTTGTATGTTCGTGACTATGCGAATGTAGAAGGAACGCAATTGATTAACGTTTCATCTGGTGGAGGCTATACGATCGTAGCCGATGCCGTGACGTATTGTGCAACGAAATTCTTTGTAAGTGCCTTTACAGAAGGACTTGCACAGGAGCTTCAAGGACAGGGGGCAAAAATGCAGGCTAAAGTTCTGGCACCAGCAGCGACGGAGACAGAATTTGCAAACCGTTCAATGGATGTAGATAATTTCGAATATGAAGGCACTGTGCCAAAGTTCCATACAGCAAAAGAAATGGCAGACTTTATGCTAGATCTTTACGATAGCAATAAGGTCGTTGGAATCGTTGATGGCAATACGTATGAATTCCAATTGAAAAACCCAATCTATCCTTATGTAGCACGCAACCGTTAA
- a CDS encoding P1 family peptidase, which produces MEPGEKNAITDVEGVTVGHTTLNNGEVQTGVTAILPHQGNLFQNKLIASSYILNGFGKTMGTIQLNELGTLETPIILTNTLSIGTAADAVFDYMLEQNPEIGNTTGTVNPIIGECNDMFLNDIRGRHVRKHHVHEALANTSSTFEEGSVGAGRGMLCYSLKGGIGTASRKIKLQNGSYTLGVLVVTNFGILRDLHVNGKKVGKKLKEALLHSWEERDKGSVMVMVATDLPVSERQLHRIIKRASTGLARTGSIITTGSGEVIIGFSTANTVSHQYKPQTQSLETIHEEEIDTAFRAVGEATEEAVLNSLVTATNVIGRKGNERPTLMDLLQKFSMKLT; this is translated from the coding sequence ATGGAACCAGGCGAAAAAAATGCGATTACGGACGTGGAAGGAGTAACCGTCGGACATACTACTCTAAATAATGGGGAAGTGCAAACTGGCGTAACAGCGATCTTACCCCATCAAGGGAATTTGTTTCAGAATAAACTAATTGCATCGTCCTATATTCTTAACGGGTTTGGTAAAACAATGGGAACCATTCAGCTGAATGAGCTTGGTACGCTTGAGACGCCAATTATCTTAACGAATACGTTAAGTATCGGAACGGCTGCCGATGCGGTGTTTGATTATATGTTGGAACAAAATCCTGAGATTGGCAACACGACCGGGACGGTTAATCCTATTATAGGCGAATGCAATGATATGTTCTTAAATGATATTCGAGGGCGTCACGTTCGAAAGCATCACGTTCATGAAGCGCTCGCAAATACTTCTAGTACTTTTGAAGAAGGCTCTGTTGGAGCTGGGAGAGGCATGCTATGCTACTCGTTAAAAGGTGGAATTGGCACTGCTTCAAGAAAAATAAAACTCCAAAATGGGAGCTATACCCTTGGTGTCCTTGTTGTCACGAACTTTGGTATTCTTCGTGATCTGCACGTGAATGGAAAGAAAGTAGGCAAGAAGTTAAAAGAAGCTCTTCTTCATTCATGGGAAGAAAGAGATAAAGGGTCCGTCATGGTGATGGTTGCAACAGATCTTCCCGTTTCTGAAAGACAGCTTCATCGTATTATTAAACGGGCTTCTACAGGTCTTGCAAGAACAGGATCCATTATCACAACAGGTAGTGGTGAAGTTATCATTGGGTTTTCCACCGCTAACACAGTCTCTCATCAATATAAACCGCAAACTCAATCACTAGAAACCATTCATGAAGAAGAAATCGACACCGCTTTTCGTGCCGTTGGGGAAGCGACGGAAGAAGCCGTTCTGAATTCGTTAGTAACCGCAACAAATGTGATTGGACGAAAAGGGAATGAGAGACCAACGTTAATGGATTTACTTCAGAAATTTAGTATGAAACTTACATAA
- a CDS encoding YebC/PmpR family DNA-binding transcriptional regulator has product MGRKWNNIKEKKASKDANTSRIYAKFGREIYVAAKQGEPDPVANQALRLVLERAKTYNVPKAIIDRAIEKAKGGADENYDTLRYEGFGPSGSMVIVDTLTNNVNRTASDVRSTFGKNGGNMGVNGSVAYMFDSTAVFGIEGKSADEVLELLMEADLDVRDIMEEDEVVIVYAEPDQFHAVQEAFKNAGITEFTVAELTMLAQNDVELAGEDQEQFLKMIDALEELEDVQQVYHNVELGEE; this is encoded by the coding sequence ATGGGCCGTAAATGGAATAACATTAAGGAAAAGAAAGCATCAAAAGATGCGAATACAAGTCGAATTTATGCTAAGTTTGGTCGTGAAATTTATGTAGCAGCAAAGCAGGGGGAACCGGATCCAGTAGCTAACCAGGCTCTTCGCTTAGTTCTCGAACGTGCGAAAACATACAACGTACCAAAAGCAATCATTGACCGTGCGATTGAAAAAGCGAAAGGCGGAGCAGATGAAAATTACGACACGCTTCGTTATGAAGGATTTGGTCCAAGCGGATCCATGGTGATCGTTGATACGTTAACAAACAACGTAAACCGCACGGCATCTGACGTTCGTTCAACATTTGGGAAAAATGGTGGAAACATGGGCGTGAACGGTTCAGTTGCCTACATGTTCGACTCAACAGCCGTATTCGGGATTGAAGGCAAATCAGCAGATGAAGTACTTGAGCTGTTAATGGAAGCAGATCTAGATGTGCGTGACATTATGGAAGAAGATGAGGTTGTTATCGTCTATGCTGAGCCTGACCAGTTCCATGCGGTGCAGGAAGCATTTAAAAATGCGGGGATTACTGAGTTTACCGTAGCTGAACTTACGATGCTTGCCCAAAATGACGTTGAGCTTGCCGGAGAAGATCAGGAGCAGTTCTTGAAAATGATCGATGCGCTTGAAGAATTAGAAGATGTGCAACAGGTATATCATAACGTTGAACTAGGCGAAGAATAA
- a CDS encoding nucleotidyltransferase domain-containing protein, which yields MADIQRQFESFHDEIKLKRFKENKELREKRDIITSKIKEGVKVKFGEKGENVSEIEFIDQGSYAVDLGIVPEDKDYDIDEGVIFNLHKEDYPDPLELKKIIRDILSHHTNTSPKIKNPCVTITYLSENEPLYHVDLPVYLRSKYNNYLYLAWGKEYSSDDNRYWDIADPQGLKEHIRNSFTDNEKKQFKRVVRYMKKWKDICFASSGSARPPSIGITIAAVDLFSYKQTYDPITGDFKDNDLIALKHFVSNFKGRFISQWDYELERNVFTVEYQLPVQPYSNVFSKMSRLQMDSFYQKLNDLESALNEAETKSDPHDSCKILSPRFFGGKFPIPVSKEARYKQVGLSSAPSSSSARGI from the coding sequence ATGGCTGATATTCAAAGACAATTTGAAAGTTTTCACGATGAAATAAAACTAAAACGATTTAAAGAAAACAAAGAATTACGAGAGAAGCGAGATATAATTACCAGTAAAATTAAAGAAGGAGTTAAAGTCAAATTTGGAGAAAAAGGAGAAAATGTATCAGAAATTGAATTCATAGACCAAGGAAGTTATGCGGTAGACCTGGGCATTGTACCAGAAGATAAGGACTATGATATCGATGAAGGTGTAATTTTTAATCTTCATAAAGAAGATTATCCAGACCCCCTTGAACTTAAAAAAATTATAAGAGATATACTAAGTCACCACACTAACACTTCACCAAAGATAAAGAACCCCTGTGTAACAATAACCTACCTATCAGAAAATGAACCATTGTATCATGTAGATTTACCTGTTTATTTAAGATCTAAATATAATAATTATTTGTATCTTGCATGGGGAAAGGAATATTCTAGTGATGACAATAGATACTGGGACATCGCGGACCCACAAGGTCTAAAGGAGCATATAAGAAACTCTTTTACTGATAATGAGAAAAAACAATTTAAGAGAGTTGTTAGATACATGAAAAAATGGAAAGACATTTGTTTCGCATCATCTGGAAGTGCTCGGCCACCTAGTATTGGAATAACTATTGCAGCAGTTGATTTATTTTCATATAAACAAACTTATGACCCTATTACAGGTGATTTTAAAGACAACGATTTAATTGCTTTAAAACACTTTGTCAGCAACTTTAAAGGCAGATTTATTTCACAGTGGGACTATGAATTGGAGAGAAATGTTTTTACTGTTGAATATCAATTACCTGTACAACCATATAGCAATGTTTTTTCAAAGATGTCTAGATTGCAAATGGACTCTTTCTACCAAAAGCTAAACGATTTAGAAAGTGCACTTAATGAAGCAGAAACTAAAAGTGACCCACATGATTCATGTAAGATCTTAAGTCCTCGATTTTTTGGAGGGAAATTTCCTATTCCAGTATCTAAAGAAGCTAGATACAAACAGGTTGGTTTATCTAGTGCCCCTTCTTCTAGTTCAGCTAGAGGTATTTAA
- a CDS encoding ThiF family adenylyltransferase, which translates to MTINYQNLLHEKVYLSGIESLDSFQYKLIFELRTGYQIPLILTFSPLFPTELPIIHIDKDVHSIPDIPHVMRSGLICFLDEEGVIWSDIPEKTIDFVFERVENVLISNPPQEEYHREFSYYFGTLENAEFVLSLYPPADEPEEISVFTIGKKAFAFLNGDMGSKKLLGRLFSTNIHSRSLEKAYYIPLDKTFEGAVPQLDRFWSNKEISNIIRTHINDEKLSDIQKFSMNKSKHYYLIRIPLLNGEQTVIGLKYEKINQSLSKRVIPLIDEGITDDFKVTPYFVFRNDDSTLLQRGGGVKKSLNVLLIGCGSIGSDLLFILARSGIKQFTLVDNDELKIENSYRHFLGMNKSIGRNTKVELLKEEFEKRYPNVKIQISAKEAIRTINTGKVDLNEFDLILVAIGNPNIERKINRLISKSSTPAIFTWVEAYGLGGHALVLNNGDQGCYECLIDNELRMYSSFAGESDVPFTKNMNGCAGSFTPYGSIDSMETALLASRLVMRFLEGDVEGNPLVSWKGSSEIFRSEGFHTSQRYNKSIDSLKQDNYEYINPTCDVCADNTDVVYYP; encoded by the coding sequence ATGACCATCAATTACCAAAACTTACTCCATGAGAAAGTTTATTTATCGGGCATTGAAAGTTTAGATTCCTTTCAATATAAATTAATTTTCGAACTAAGAACTGGTTATCAAATTCCCTTAATTCTAACTTTTAGTCCTCTATTCCCAACCGAGTTACCAATCATCCACATAGATAAGGACGTTCATAGCATTCCTGATATTCCCCATGTTATGAGAAGTGGATTGATTTGCTTTTTAGATGAAGAAGGTGTTATTTGGAGTGATATACCCGAAAAAACGATTGATTTTGTTTTTGAAAGAGTAGAAAATGTATTGATTTCTAATCCTCCTCAAGAAGAATATCATCGAGAATTCAGTTATTATTTTGGAACTTTGGAAAATGCTGAATTTGTTTTATCATTATATCCCCCTGCAGATGAACCTGAAGAAATTTCTGTGTTTACAATTGGTAAGAAAGCATTCGCTTTTTTAAACGGTGATATGGGATCTAAAAAATTACTGGGAAGGTTATTTAGTACAAACATACACTCCAGAAGTCTTGAAAAAGCATATTATATTCCTTTAGACAAAACGTTTGAAGGAGCTGTTCCTCAATTAGATCGATTTTGGAGTAACAAGGAAATATCTAATATTATTCGAACACATATAAATGACGAGAAGCTAAGTGATATACAGAAATTTTCTATGAACAAAAGTAAGCATTATTATTTGATAAGAATACCATTGTTAAATGGTGAGCAAACAGTGATTGGATTGAAATACGAAAAGATAAATCAATCTCTTTCAAAAAGGGTTATTCCACTAATTGATGAGGGTATTACTGATGATTTTAAAGTAACCCCCTATTTTGTATTTAGAAATGATGACTCAACGTTACTCCAAAGAGGTGGCGGGGTTAAGAAGTCACTTAATGTTTTATTAATTGGGTGTGGATCTATAGGAAGTGATTTGTTATTCATATTAGCTCGATCTGGCATTAAACAGTTTACCCTGGTAGATAATGATGAATTAAAAATCGAAAATTCGTATAGACATTTCTTGGGGATGAATAAATCAATTGGAAGAAACACTAAAGTTGAACTACTAAAAGAAGAATTTGAAAAAAGATATCCGAACGTAAAAATTCAAATAAGCGCTAAGGAAGCAATAAGAACAATAAATACTGGGAAAGTAGATTTAAATGAATTTGATTTGATTTTAGTGGCTATTGGAAATCCAAATATTGAAAGAAAAATTAACAGGCTTATTTCTAAGTCATCTACTCCGGCAATTTTCACTTGGGTCGAAGCATATGGTTTAGGTGGGCATGCACTAGTTTTAAATAATGGTGATCAAGGTTGTTATGAATGTTTGATAGACAATGAGTTAAGAATGTATTCTTCATTTGCAGGTGAAAGCGATGTTCCTTTCACTAAAAACATGAATGGGTGTGCTGGCTCTTTTACCCCATATGGAAGTATAGACTCAATGGAAACAGCCTTACTTGCCTCAAGGTTAGTAATGAGATTTTTAGAGGGGGATGTAGAAGGCAATCCCTTAGTTTCTTGGAAAGGTTCTTCAGAAATTTTCCGATCTGAGGGTTTTCATACATCTCAACGATATAATAAATCAATAGATAGTTTGAAGCAGGATAACTACGAATATATTAATCCTACATGTGATGTCTGTGCTGATAATACAGATGTGGTCTATTACCCATGA